Within the Erigeron canadensis isolate Cc75 chromosome 6, C_canadensis_v1, whole genome shotgun sequence genome, the region attattaggatttttaatttaaggttaatctaaatgatgtcaatttaatgaaattaagcgatttgattgattaataagtcattagttcaactgtcttataagacagtttatattaagattaagattaagatttacCCTCGTTTTGATTATTCGTAAATGTACCTTTCTCTGTTTTGAAAACATTCTTTTACAAGGACACGATGTTTATGTTCTTTTCATTGAAAGCTGTTTGTAGCTTCTTGAAATTGGTTTATAGATGCAAATCTCGTTGTACAAACTgccttttatattttttggtcCTTCATATCTTCTTATCATGTCGTTTTGGGTAGTTTATGTGCAATTTGACTTTTTGAGGTCAACTCTAAGGCCTCAATTCTCAAACAGATATGAACGTTGATGCAAATTGCAAGTATAACACaccaatgttaaaaaaaaattccattttATATCTGTGAAAATGAATGTAGACAAAGAATATTCTAAAGTTCAAATAATACTAATGAATATAGGAGTTAAAATACAACAGCCTTGACATCAAAAGTTATACTGTACTTACAAAATAGAACAGTTTAACCATGATGTGTTCCAACTGTACAGATAACTAAAGTTAGACTACAATTAGGGGGCCTTCTGATTCAGTAATCTATCAATCTCCGCCCTCCATTTCTTCTTGATCTTCCATCTGAGTCTCttctttgctgctcatcatctCTCCACCACCTCTAACACCACTACTTGCAGTATTTCTGTTACTAGAACCTGCACTTTGACggaaaaacaaactaaaaggTCCAGAATCATCTTCATctagatcatcatcattttccTTCTCCCCTGGACGTGAAGATGCATCTTTACCCATCCAAGCAGGACATGACCGAGCAGTTTTAACCGCAGCTGGTAGTTGGGAAGCTGAAGCATAAGATGATGCTCCATTTGACTCGGATCTCAAACAAGAACATTCAGGAaccggaaaagaaagaaaagataaagacTTTGATACTTTTGATTCCTCAGTTAATCCATCAAGCAAGCTTTTTTTCAAGTGACTTCTCACCGATTTGATCCACGTCTGGTTGACTTCGTATAAATGGTCACTGATTTCTTCCATATGCTTTGCGACTTCTTTCCTGATTGAAGCAAAGCAAGATATAAGCAAGCAGCTAACTAAGTCGAATTTGATGGATGGTCAaccttatctatactatattataaaaagaataaccctttttatttttggtaatgttgaaaatatgtaatattttcacttcgcacctcttaaaatattttcacatacactaccttcttaacattaatgattaaattacactatcaatcctttatgttttaaaatatgtccttTAACCtgttacatcaattatataaacaacTCAACCTCGCTCCATCACCAATCGTCGCCCAACTATCACACTGTCGCCGCCATGACTaccgccgcatagcgcgggtacTGTGCTAtttataaaagcaaaaaaacctTGATTTATCTTGTATGAAAAAATACTAGAGAATTTGATCAAGAGCATCCATTTTATGCAATTACATGCAAATGCAAATGTTGCTTTTTTTTATGAACAGCAGATGTTGCATTCTAAATTAACAAAAGAATAGTCAATATTAGCACAGACCCCTTACGCAACAATTcatatatctatttatttagAGACCATAACTGCATACTATCATGTCATTAATCGGAAAGGACATCAGGTATTTTACAGCACTTGTAGTCAAACATGGCAATACAAGTGGAGCAGATAAACTGGTCAATATTACCAGAACCATATCATTTACTTGTTGCACTTATTTACCCATAATCTTTGTCACAAGATTACTCGATTTTCTAATTAAAGATTGGAAATAGACATTTAATTAATAGTCAAATAAGTTGATCAAACTACAAGCCAACATTGCAACTTTTTCACAAAATTGATTCATAGACTTTCCTAATAGTCACAAAAATACTACAAAGAACACCAGATCCCCAACATATAAAGATCAACAAGTTCTTGAATAGATAATTACCTGTCTAGCCTGAAAGATTTAGCTGTAGCAGATTGATAGAGTCTGTGCCCCATCACCAAACTAGCAAAACTAGGCCTTCCTTTACCATCACGGTCAAAACCAGGAACAAATACATCAGCTTCAACACACACCAAGTAATCAATTGCTTCCCACAGCAGCTTATGAGCATTAGTTCTCAACTCAATCACAGTACTCTCGGGCTCATTATCACTCTCAGCCACCCAACCCCACCATCCTTCAATGTTATATGACTTCGGCCTGGCAGGAGGTGGCGGGAGTGGACGTGGACGTTGACCCGATGTTTTCCATGATTCATATTTCATTTCCTTCTCTGCAGAAGGTGGGGTTTTTGTATATTTGTCAACGAGGTTGGCTTCGCGaccatatattttgtttaactCCCAAGGTGTAGTAAGAGATGTTCTGTCAACCACAttctcaaacattgcatgaaaTGGAATCAATTTCTTTTGCCCACCGAAGACTTCTCCTCCGGATATGTAGATTATTGTGTCCCAAGAATATCCGTATGCACGAAGGATGATGCCAATCTAGATAATATAATGTCACTTAAATGTCAGACCTTGAAAAGAAAAACCGGCGTTTGATGTCAAACTGATTCGGAACTAATATAGTCCACAAATAGTCATTAATTGCAACAATTTACATTAACAATAAACGTTTTTTCTTGCCATGTAATATACAAGAActgttttttttatcaactaTTATTGTAATTATATGTCTAACAAGATAGTCCAAACACGAAATCACCCAAGAAAGTTTACCTCTTCTGGCATAAGGGGACAAGAACCATTTAGACGTCGTGCATTCGAGTCCACAGTAAGATTTCCCTTCACAATTCCACGTTTCAACATCCACAATCGTCTGTGCTGAATAAGTTCGGTATGTACATCCTTCATATGCATACAAAATGCATTAGAACCTTAGAAATCACACAATTCCACAGAGTGTGAATTGTTTAGGAGAAAGAAGccaatattataattatacattTAGAATGATTCAAATCAAGTACCTGGAAGAGCTCAGCACAACCATAATATGCTAAAGCATCTCTTGTCATCCCTGGATCATACGCTATAAATGGCCTTCCGGGTGCCCTTAACCTGAAGaccatatattaataattatcataaaataatGGATGATATACAGTACTACAGTCTAGAGTAGActgtagaggtggcaatttgtAGAAATTACAAAAAGGTGTATAGCACAACAGATCTGGGAGGTTGAATTGTTGAAAGGCATCTCTAAATGCATAAAATTCCTAAACTATGTTGTTGAAGAACATTTGAATGTTTTGTAGTAATATAGaatttgttaacaaatttaGCACGTTAATTAGATCTGAATTCAAAGATATGGATGAATGAGTGTCTACACGTTAGCCCAACCTGTTTAAACTATTATCCAACTCAACATGCCCACTTTTCCACCACTATGCAGAATTAGGACAAGGCTTTGTTTCCTGTTTGACAGGAGAACCCAGGGCATTGCAAAAACGAGTCTTGAGGAAAAATTAGAAACATTTGCTGATGACTGACCTATGTAAAATCTTGGTTGCCAATTCCTGGACCTCTTGTCGGAAGCTTAAAGCATGAAATACAACACGACATCTCAGCCGTTGATATTCCTCAAGATCTGGAGGAAGTATAGCCTTTGAAATACGCACCAGTCACAAAAAAAGTGAATACAAATTTTCCTTGAAAATAATATTGTAAGATATGcttaaaactcaaaaacattGTGATTCGCTACCTGCAAGCATCCACCATCGGAAACAACAAGCTCCACCACAGAGTGCCGTTTCAAAACTGGGAGAACGTGGTGTAAATAATAATAGGGAGACTGTGAGTTAAACACTTTAAACGAAGGGATTTCCTTCTTTCTTCTAGCTCCTTTAAGGCTTTTGGGGAGGGTTTTTACTACAGGGATATCATTCGCTAAGGCAGCCATGAATTGATCCTCATTGTAAAGGTAAGCAAAACTCTTAAATTGAGCACTGCATGTAACATATAAAGCCATGTTCAATATTCATGAATACAATTTCTTGAACCTATTTAATCTATTAAAGCATACAATTAACCTTATTCCTTTGCTGCTTGTGGTCGATTGGATTTCAGGAATAACAAGTGTAGCATTGAGAAGCCGAGCAATAACAACAGCATCACATATCTACAAAAGCAGGGCCGCTTACAGAACAACCAAATACACGTATAATGTCTTGAATTTGATGTTTCTGAAAAATGTACTCACCGAGCTCCTAATCTCATGAAATCCACCACGTATCCGTACAAAAATAAATCTATCTGACTCTGAAACCGGAACTGATACAGGAATTGAATTTGAAATTAGGGTTGCATTGGCAGTTAGAGGATATATGAGTGACCTACATAACATTACAGAATAGTCGTACCCCTGTAATCATGTGATTCACCAATGTTTGATATCAAAAGTAAACTCCAGTAGTTCAACATATACACTATTATACTAGCTTCATATTcagttttgacttttttttaagaTATCTATGCTCCATAAAACCGTTGACCGTGTTGGTTATAAGACCTtatcataataatcaaattCTGCATCCCAAAACACTACTTAAAATTACAAACTTCAATCTTCAAATCATTTGTCACAACAGAAAAGGTCAAACAATACTAAATGCCTTTCTATTCACATGAGCCAATAATCTACAAATATTTTACATCATGAATTGTGCaaaattcatgatttctttCATAATTTAGAGTAATTACAAAGAAACACTATTCTTGtgataaaagtatatatatatacacacaaaacagaacaaaaaaaaaaggtcaagaAATAAACAAACCTGCATATTGTTCTCTAGGTTTAGCATGTGGCTGCAAAGATTCAAAACGCCTAACAGGCCCCCATAATCTTCTATACAATTTACTCTGCACAacaattaaatcaaaaatttaaccaaATTACATCCTTAATTATCAAAAAACCCATATGAAAATgcaaattttgactttaaaaaaaaaaagccaaaaaatTTCTCCTTTTTACCCTTTTGAGTGCACAAAAAGACAGAAAAAGGTAAAACAATCCCTAACCTAATGTTTACCATCAAGATACAAACTTTAATACAAAAACATATGAATGAAGCAATAGATTCATAAAGATACAAACTTTatacaaaaaaacacaaaattgaGGCAAAAAGATGAGATCTTGGAAGATGGGTAATGTACATTTGGGGAAAGATCTGCTTCAAAAATGGGTCTCCAAGAAAAGATGGTAATAGCTTGATATTCAGTACTAGTAACACTTTCTACATCTGTATAAGAAGAATATCTAGCTAGAAGAAAGTGAGTAAAAAGAGATAAAGCAGATAGTACTAATCCTACTAAGCCAACCCACTTCAGTTTTGACTTAATTACCATCTTTCCcccaacatcccctttcatttagatcacacacacacacactatttttattatctatttctttgtttctctcacacacacagTTGAGACTTGGTCTCTGTAAAAAGTGTGGGAGAGTGGAGGGGAGAGAGATAATATTTATTTGAGATTAGTGAGTTGGAAGGTGGCAGAGAGACATACTTTCATTACAGGGGATATAAGTTAAAGATTATATTAATGTGATGGCGAATCTTGatatttggtttggttttgatGATCAAATTACTTGACCGTGTGTTGGTTGTAAGatgtttttgttgattttttttaattattaacccctatctgttttttatttttaatttaacttttagaCATTTTTAATGATAGTAGATGAAAAACTCATATACTCGTAAAAAGTTTTGTTGATATAATTGGGTTAAATGACATATATTAAATCAATTAGTTAGAAAAATCTCAAACTTTTGAGTAAAATTTGAATCTTTCCTAAAAGTTTTATCATTGaaataaagtttttaataaattaaaactaatgcAATAATTATGTACTCCGTAGTAAATAAGATAAGTCATTccaattataactttttttaatcaaatataccactaataataatatacttttaatgTGTTAACATATTTAtgattctttatttttatactcGGTGGTAGCTATTAGCATTTGATCTTTCAATTTTTATCTTAAGTAATTATACAATTAACAAAACTTATCTTATCTGAAATACAATTTGTTATCCCCAATCAATGGTCATACATAACGTTAGTTATTTTCGGTTAACCAACCTAGCAACCAACTAGAAAAACCACATTACAAAGACAAAACTGTTCAAACGTCAAAACTACCTCATTGCAACCAATCTATGcttttgaacttaaattttcttgtaatccaaattttttttttttaaaggtgaatttcgcttgagaacttcctgtcgcgattcgacagttggaggtctaacatacgttgtcttaaccgggtccgcatTAGAGAGCCCCCTCGAAGTataaatgcctatttcaaatacccgatgggagaaaaacccctactaatccgcccgaaggcacgatgatcaataggggtaaaccctgtctGCTCAGagttgaacctgggtatacccaagtcaagccttcatagaaagacttcctatatacttcccaagtcttgaacctAAAACCCCCTACTTGTAAGACAGGTGCTCAACCAATTGAGATAACTAGGAAGTACATCTTGTAATCCAATTAAACACGAATACTTTAATGTCCCTACATAATCGTTGAGAAAATCATTTCGAGCTTTCCAAACAATCAATATATCAATTGAACTATCTATATTTTACTCTTTTATAACAATTATCtttatgttgaaagttacacgGATTGCGATATGCGAAAAGTCTAGGTAGCCTTTTTGCCACCAACACGTTTTTTTGCCAACAAACAACTTACTTAATTCctcaaatttgataaaattcAATTCATTtcaaagtaactcccaatgtcaTCTTtcatgggttttgggtcccaatagcgtcttcgacagtgtatggggagattgatatgtagacagtcttatccCTACCAAAGGTACAGAGGTTGCTTTCAGGTTCGaccaaagataaaaaataaaaaaaagaacctcccaccttgctgggcatgaggatcgaactcataACCTTTGTTCCAAAAGTAAGGGCTCAAACTACTAATCCAACCAAGTTGGTTATAACAAAATTCAATCCATTTAGTTACCATCGatgaattttcaaaatattaacatattatcAATATGTTATACAGTATCTAACAACATATCTACATTATTATTGCCATCAACATTATATAATAACACTCATATACGTATGATTTCCCATTAATCACAACATGAGACGTCATGTCAATAGTATTCGTCACAACGTGCAGGTACCATGTTAGTCATGTAGAATAGTTAGGCGTATTTATTGAAAGGTAATactattgttaaaaaaaatgccATAAATTATGAACCAACGAATGGCATATTCTCGGGAACCTTTAACCACGACTCAAAATCGTACGAGTTAATAATACCACAATCCATGAATTAGTGAGCTTAAACTTGAAGGCATAAATGCGAACAATGCGATGACAATAGAATGACAACACCATTAAAGTTAAAACTCAAAAGATCCAATCGATAGTCAAACTCACCAAATGTATACCTATATAAATCGCAAGTAATTGGACCACATCATTAATGGAGAAGACGGGGAAAAAGATATTGGACCACAAAAAAACTCAACCTTAAACATATGTGAAATTGAAACTCAACTACAAAAAGTCTACAAAATTATGGGCAAAGCAAGATGTATGaataataatttcattaatttgAGGTACCAAACGTTGGAGGTTTGCCAATTCTCATTATTGTGGCAAAACAAAAACCCAcaaaacaactaattaatcGCCCAAAGACCATAGCTTTAGAGTTTAGAGTGATAATGCCCGAAACATGACTCATGAACCATAAACTATTGgattatataactattatcaaatcaaatcacaaagcatgcagcggaatataaaatctatgtagttaattaattaaccaagatagaaaacgtgtaccttaaattggagagaataaagcaagaaacctttattagaaggtttgaattaaacctctctacgattgcacacacaacgttggaatgtatgtatgctagtacttgatcacgaaccaaacaaccctttgtcaCTACCCCTATTActcgaaccaaacaaaaaccccCAACCCTTTGGTGTTGGTGGAGTCGGCCAAAgccaagagagagggagaaagaagagatttttagggttttagaaaaccttatgatttgtgtgtagaaaacaatatgtttaggtctctatttataggattaggtaACTTGTTTacaaagtttagggttttcaaaaccccCCCTTTTCCTTGAGATCGACCCcccctagaacattctagaggggttttcctaattgtttcctaattacaactctccttcgttaagtccgttaattaagtgtcattaattttttactcttttaacggaccatcgttagtttttcgtgatcaaattaattaatatactacatttaatatattaattaattttaattacattcatgttgaggtgtgaccccgtaaacttaaatacttttcggacatacatTCACTTTACGTAATCATATTCTAACATAAACCCCAAACTGCATCTAGCAAAAAGATAAACCGAAGCCATCAAGTGATCACACTAGCTGAAAATTTAACAATAAGCAACAAAAGTTGTAGATATGATATGAGATATCTTCAAGTCTTGAATTAAGTGTTTCCAGCCAAATGGTTTATTAAAAAACTCTTGATCAATCGTAGTGGGTTTAAAAAAAGATAGGTGAAGTTTTTCCCCCtactataaaaaattaaaaaacatattatcatAACTTAGGgtttgtttgttgttttaatCATTAAGTGATAAGTGTATTAAAAGAATGAATGTATAAGACTATTTTGTAtccattaaataaataatagataattgataattatttttatttattaaataaaataacataaaatttaactaaATGTATATAGTTTTTAACTAGCTAAAAAGAAACATGGCCTTACTTATGTTTTTGATTTGATGAAGCAATTTTCTACAAAGTAAATACACACTAGCAAAAAAGAAACATGGCCTTACTTATGTTTTTGATTTGATGAAGCAATTTTCTACAAGTAAATGACGACAACGACAACGACAACGGTATCCAATCCCAGCTATGCCGaggtatgggggaggtatgatgtagacagactGTACCCctactcaaaggtagagaggctgcttccagatccACCGAGGTGGAAGGGACCTCTGGCCCGGGGTGGAAAAATAGGGTTagatccaccggagtggaaAACTTAACCGAGAATAATCTCAATCTCAAACTGTCAATCTCAAGCTCGATCCCAGTCTCCAAAAACCAAACTCAGATTGGATCTGAAAGTTTGTTACCGTTAGAGGAGAAGAGATAGCAAAGAGAGAACATAGCAAATAAACTTTAAGGGAATAGAGTAATTTTCTACAAGTAAATACACAGTCCCCGAGATATGGTTGGGTCTACATCAAAAACACCACGAGgtgaaaaccggtggctcgGCCCTCGTCTGGTGAGAGTTTTTCTCGTGTCTCCTTTGGGTAAATGGCACGAGTTTTTTTCACTCATTTTATAAACCTCGCAGTTAATGTCTTGGGAAGAGTCTAGAAATAGTGTCAATAGTTTATTTTCTAGATTACAATTCTCTTTGTACTTTTGGCGACTAGCGTCTTGCTAGTTCTCCCTTTATAGTAATATAATCAtatgttgttctaaaaaaaaaaaaaaac harbors:
- the LOC122603390 gene encoding O-fucosyltransferase 27; this encodes MKGDVGGKMVIKSKLKWVGLVGLVLSALSLFTHFLLARYSSYTDVESVTSTEYQAITIFSWRPIFEADLSPNSKLYRRLWGPVRRFESLQPHAKPREQYAVPVSESDRFIFVRIRGGFHEIRSSICDAVVIARLLNATLVIPEIQSTTSSKGISAQFKSFAYLYNEDQFMAALANDIPVVKTLPKSLKGARRKKEIPSFKVFNSQSPYYYLHHVLPVLKRHSVVELVVSDGGCLQAILPPDLEEYQRLRCRVVFHALSFRQEVQELATKILHRLRAPGRPFIAYDPGMTRDALAYYGCAELFQDVHTELIQHRRLWMLKRGIVKGNLTVDSNARRLNGSCPLMPEEIGIILRAYGYSWDTIIYISGGEVFGGQKKLIPFHAMFENVVDRTSLTTPWELNKIYGREANLVDKYTKTPPSAEKEMKYESWKTSGQRPRPLPPPPARPKSYNIEGWWGWVAESDNEPESTVIELRTNAHKLLWEAIDYLVCVEADVFVPGFDRDGKGRPSFASLVMGHRLYQSATAKSFRLDRKEVAKHMEEISDHLYEVNQTWIKSVRSHLKKSLLDGLTEESKVSKSLSFLSFPVPECSCLRSESNGASSYASASQLPAAVKTARSCPAWMGKDASSRPGEKENDDDLDEDDSGPFSLFFRQSAGSSNRNTASSGVRGGGEMMSSKEETQMEDQEEMEGGD